A stretch of Noviherbaspirillum cavernae DNA encodes these proteins:
- the fdxA gene encoding ferredoxin FdxA: MTHVVTESCIRCKYTDCVDVCPVDCFKEGPNFLVIDPEECIDCAVCIAECPVQAICAEDDLPAAMHSFADLNADLARSWPTISKRKGPLPDAEIWRERTDKITYLER, from the coding sequence ATGACACATGTGGTGACTGAATCCTGTATCCGCTGCAAATACACCGACTGCGTTGACGTATGCCCGGTCGACTGCTTCAAGGAAGGGCCGAATTTTCTGGTGATCGATCCCGAGGAATGCATCGATTGCGCGGTGTGCATAGCGGAGTGTCCGGTGCAGGCAATCTGCGCGGAAGACGACCTGCCGGCAGCGATGCATTCATTCGCCGACCTCAATGCCGACCTGGCCAGAAGCTGGCCGACCATCTCGAAACGCAAGGGCCCGCTGCCCGATGCGGAAATCTGGAGAGAGAGAACGGATAAAATTACATATCTGGAGCGTTGA
- a CDS encoding VOC family protein, translating into MQVQPYLFYNGRCEEALEFYRKTIGAEVEVLMRFKDSPEPPQPGMVPPGSEEKVMHANFRIGDTTLMASDGCNSGQPEFGGFSLSLTAPDAARAEQWFKALSDGGKVTMPLGKTFFAETFGMLEDRFGLGWMIIVEPK; encoded by the coding sequence ATGCAAGTTCAACCCTATCTGTTCTATAACGGCCGTTGCGAGGAAGCCCTCGAGTTCTACCGCAAGACGATCGGCGCCGAGGTGGAGGTGCTGATGCGCTTCAAGGACAGTCCCGAACCGCCGCAACCCGGCATGGTGCCGCCCGGCTCCGAAGAGAAAGTGATGCATGCGAATTTTCGCATCGGCGACACCACCCTGATGGCATCCGACGGCTGCAACAGTGGACAACCGGAATTCGGCGGATTTTCGCTGTCGCTGACTGCGCCCGATGCCGCCAGGGCGGAGCAATGGTTCAAGGCGCTGTCCGATGGCGGCAAGGTGACGATGCCGCTCGGGAAGACCTTCTTTGCCGAAACTTTCGGCATGCTGGAAGACCGTTTCGGCCTGGGCTGGATGATCATCGTCGAACCGAAATGA
- a CDS encoding amidohydrolase family protein, protein MADAGTTSKSGKVVIKNIGLLLSGDIDQPILQADTIVIHDGVITAVGAESDCDTAQADTVIDARQTCVAPGLIDSHVHPVFGDWTPRQNQLGWIDSTMHGGVTTMISAGEVHLPGRPKDIVGLKALAITAQRAFDNFRPGGVKVIAGAPVIEKGMTEEDFKDLAEAGVTLLGEVGLGSVKAGEEAQKMVAWARKYGIQSTIHTGGPSIPGSGLIDKDVVLEADADVIGHINGGHTSLPEAHVCELCEKSSRAIEIVHNGNERVAIAAAQAAIQLKCPHRVILGTDGPAGSGVQPLGMLRMVALLSSLGRIPAELVFCFATGNTARIRNLNRGLIEVGRAADFVFMDKAQHSAGRNLLDSVQLGDIPGVGMVMIDGIVRCGRSRNTPPATEIPVVVH, encoded by the coding sequence ATGGCAGACGCAGGCACCACATCGAAATCCGGGAAAGTCGTCATCAAGAACATCGGTCTTCTCCTCTCGGGCGACATCGACCAGCCGATTCTCCAGGCCGATACCATCGTCATTCATGACGGCGTGATCACCGCGGTGGGCGCAGAGTCGGATTGCGATACGGCGCAGGCGGACACGGTCATCGATGCGCGTCAAACCTGCGTGGCGCCGGGCCTGATCGACAGCCATGTGCATCCGGTGTTCGGCGACTGGACTCCCCGTCAAAACCAGCTCGGCTGGATCGATTCCACCATGCACGGCGGCGTGACCACCATGATTTCCGCCGGCGAAGTGCACCTGCCGGGCCGCCCCAAGGATATCGTCGGCCTGAAGGCGCTTGCCATCACCGCGCAGCGCGCCTTCGACAATTTCCGCCCCGGCGGGGTCAAGGTGATCGCCGGCGCGCCCGTCATCGAGAAAGGCATGACCGAGGAAGACTTCAAGGATCTCGCGGAAGCCGGCGTCACACTGCTTGGCGAAGTCGGCCTCGGCTCGGTGAAGGCAGGCGAAGAGGCACAGAAGATGGTGGCATGGGCGCGCAAGTACGGCATCCAGAGCACCATCCACACCGGCGGTCCTTCCATTCCCGGTTCCGGACTGATCGACAAGGACGTGGTGCTCGAAGCCGACGCCGACGTCATCGGCCACATCAACGGCGGCCACACGTCGCTGCCCGAAGCCCATGTCTGCGAGCTGTGCGAAAAATCGAGCCGTGCCATCGAGATCGTCCACAACGGCAATGAACGCGTCGCCATTGCGGCCGCACAAGCCGCCATCCAGCTCAAGTGCCCGCATCGCGTGATCCTCGGAACGGACGGCCCTGCCGGCTCGGGCGTCCAGCCGCTCGGGATGCTGCGCATGGTCGCCCTGCTGTCGAGCCTCGGACGGATTCCAGCGGAACTGGTGTTCTGCTTCGCAACGGGGAACACGGCGCGCATCCGCAATCTCAACCGCGGACTGATCGAGGTCGGCCGCGCGGCGGATTTTGTGTTCATGGACAAGGCGCAACATTCCGCCGGACGCAATCTTCTCGACAGCGTGCAGCTCGGCGACATCCCCGGCGTCGGCATGGTGATGATCGACGGCATCGTGCGCTGCGGCCGCAGCCGCAATACACCGCCAGCCACCGAGATACCGGTCGTCGTCCACTGA
- a CDS encoding XdhC family protein, with protein MDSIDLEVLKTALKWSDSGARTLLATVVRTWGSAPRPVGSMMVIREDGHVKGSVSGGCIEDDLIRKIRAGEYRDRSPRILTYGVSADEAHRFGLPCGGTLQIVLECVSAQSQLAPLLDAVQQQRLVTRELDLASGAVTLAPGAHAAALAFDDARLITVHGPRYRLVIIGAAQLSRYVAALAKMLDYEIIVCDPREEYLAEWDIDGVQLSTEMPDDLILRLQLDSHCAVLALTHDPKLDDMALLEALKSPAFYVGAIGSRANNDKRRQRLALFDISTAEIARLHGPVGMHLGARTPPEIAIAILAEMTAMRNGVPVLQTHAMREHAAVTTASSGCRFG; from the coding sequence ATGGACAGCATCGATCTCGAGGTTTTGAAGACTGCCTTGAAATGGTCCGATAGCGGCGCCCGTACGCTGCTGGCGACGGTGGTGCGAACCTGGGGTTCGGCACCGCGTCCGGTCGGCTCGATGATGGTCATTCGCGAAGACGGGCACGTCAAGGGATCCGTCTCCGGCGGTTGCATCGAAGACGATCTGATCCGGAAAATCCGGGCGGGCGAATACCGCGATCGCAGTCCGCGCATCCTGACTTACGGTGTGTCGGCCGACGAAGCGCATCGCTTCGGCCTGCCGTGCGGCGGAACGCTGCAAATCGTCCTTGAGTGCGTTTCTGCACAGTCGCAGCTGGCTCCGCTGCTCGATGCCGTGCAGCAGCAGCGGCTCGTGACCAGGGAGCTCGATCTTGCATCGGGCGCGGTCACGCTCGCGCCCGGCGCTCATGCCGCCGCACTCGCCTTCGACGACGCGCGGCTGATTACGGTGCACGGCCCGCGCTACCGGCTGGTGATCATCGGTGCGGCACAACTGTCGCGCTACGTCGCCGCCTTGGCGAAGATGCTCGACTACGAGATCATCGTCTGCGACCCGCGTGAGGAATATCTCGCCGAATGGGATATCGACGGCGTGCAGCTGTCGACCGAAATGCCCGACGACCTGATCCTGCGCCTGCAGCTCGACTCGCACTGCGCCGTGCTGGCACTGACGCACGATCCCAAACTCGATGACATGGCCTTGCTGGAAGCATTGAAATCGCCCGCGTTCTACGTCGGCGCGATCGGTTCGCGCGCGAACAACGACAAGCGTCGCCAGCGGCTCGCGCTGTTCGACATCAGCACTGCCGAAATCGCCCGGCTGCACGGCCCGGTCGGCATGCATCTCGGCGCGCGCACGCCGCCGGAAATCGCGATTGCAATACTGGCGGAAATGACGGCGATGCGGAACGGCGTGCCGGTCCTGCAGACGCATGCCATGCGCGAACATGCAGCGGTGACAACAGCGTCATCAGGCTGCAGGTTCGGCTGA
- a CDS encoding nucleotidyltransferase family protein, with protein sequence MTCAEAKPRYAGILLAAGRGWRFDPEGRQNKLLQTLPDGTTIVAAAARHLQAATDSLLAVVPADSPVLSAHLSAQGCAVTKCAAADTGMAASLVHALRLAHDAPGWIIALGDMPFVSPDTIRQLAAALAQGADIAVPVHQGMRGNPVAFSRRHLDELLQLRGDIGARRLMQTHPVHEVPVSDPGILRDIDTASDLEKCRF encoded by the coding sequence ATGACCTGCGCCGAAGCAAAACCCCGCTACGCCGGCATCCTGCTCGCCGCAGGACGGGGATGGCGCTTCGATCCGGAAGGCAGACAGAACAAGCTGCTGCAGACTCTCCCGGACGGCACCACCATCGTGGCCGCTGCCGCACGCCATCTGCAAGCCGCAACTGACTCCCTGCTTGCCGTGGTGCCCGCCGATTCACCCGTCCTCTCCGCCCACCTTTCCGCGCAGGGCTGCGCGGTGACCAAGTGCGCCGCCGCCGATACCGGCATGGCCGCGTCGCTGGTACATGCATTGCGCCTCGCCCACGATGCGCCGGGCTGGATCATTGCCCTTGGCGACATGCCCTTCGTCTCGCCCGACACGATCCGACAGCTTGCCGCCGCGCTCGCGCAAGGCGCGGATATCGCAGTGCCGGTCCATCAGGGGATGCGCGGCAATCCCGTTGCATTCAGCCGCAGGCACCTCGACGAGCTGTTGCAGCTGCGCGGCGACATCGGGGCACGCCGACTGATGCAAACCCATCCTGTGCACGAGGTTCCCGTAAGCGACCCCGGCATCCTTCGCGACATCGACACGGCGTCCGATCTGGAGAAATGCCGGTTTTGA
- a CDS encoding winged helix-turn-helix transcriptional regulator, with protein MKRAENKSHCPVNFALETFGDPWSLLIVRDIVFWGKRTYGEFRDSSEGIATNVLAARLAHLEQKGILVKGPHEKDGRKDVYALTEKGLGLIPILLEMSGWSAQHDPETTAPMQFVDAVYADRDKMFRRIQDVVRRGGSLFGGDNALVKR; from the coding sequence ATGAAACGCGCTGAAAATAAATCGCATTGCCCCGTCAACTTCGCGCTCGAAACATTCGGCGACCCGTGGTCGCTGCTGATCGTGCGCGACATTGTCTTCTGGGGAAAAAGGACCTACGGCGAATTTCGCGATTCGAGCGAGGGCATTGCCACCAACGTGCTTGCCGCGCGCCTCGCCCATCTGGAGCAGAAGGGCATACTCGTCAAGGGGCCGCACGAGAAGGATGGCCGCAAGGATGTCTACGCGCTGACGGAAAAGGGGCTGGGGCTGATCCCCATCCTGCTGGAAATGTCCGGCTGGAGCGCACAGCATGACCCCGAGACGACCGCGCCCATGCAGTTCGTCGATGCGGTCTATGCCGACAGGGACAAGATGTTCAGGCGGATTCAGGACGTGGTGCGGCGCGGCGGTTCGCTGTTCGGTGGTGATAATGCGCTGGTGAAGCGCTGA
- a CDS encoding YciI family protein: MRFMIIIKADKNTEAGMMPDEKLLTAMGNFNEELVKAGVLLAGEGLHPSSKGARVRFSGDTRTVIDGPFAETKELIAGYWLWQVKSKEEAIEWVKRCPNPTGAESEIEIRQIFEAEDFGAEFTPELRAQEERLRAETATWR; encoded by the coding sequence ATGCGATTCATGATCATCATCAAGGCTGACAAGAACACCGAGGCAGGCATGATGCCTGACGAAAAACTGCTGACCGCGATGGGCAACTTCAATGAAGAGCTGGTGAAGGCGGGCGTGCTGCTGGCCGGCGAGGGACTGCATCCGAGTTCGAAGGGCGCGCGCGTCCGGTTTTCCGGCGATACGCGCACGGTGATCGACGGGCCGTTCGCCGAGACGAAGGAGCTGATCGCCGGCTACTGGTTGTGGCAGGTGAAGTCGAAGGAAGAGGCGATCGAATGGGTCAAGCGCTGCCCCAATCCGACCGGTGCGGAAAGCGAGATCGAGATCCGTCAGATATTCGAGGCCGAGGATTTCGGCGCGGAATTCACGCCTGAATTGCGCGCGCAGGAAGAGCGGCTGCGCGCCGAAACAGCAACCTGGCGCTGA
- a CDS encoding TetR/AcrR family transcriptional regulator, which produces MATTSPRRTTANTAARRPRVRELAAQTTQENILRAATKVFAKHGFAGGRIEQISKAAKSHDRMIYYYFGNKEELFIAVIEDTYRRFNDAESKVILNMDDPVEDLKTLVRFMWDYYQQNPEFITLLNSENLHRGKHISKSLRAREYSSPAISLMGRVLARGAEMGVFRPDVRARDIYLMSAALAYFYTSNRFTLSAFLGEDLGAPDALAHWEGFITSAVIRQVSMTESTKQNTKPPDKPKAGRRKVT; this is translated from the coding sequence ATGGCGACAACTTCCCCACGACGCACCACTGCCAATACAGCGGCAAGGCGGCCACGCGTGCGCGAGCTGGCCGCGCAAACGACGCAGGAAAACATCCTGCGCGCGGCGACGAAGGTGTTTGCAAAGCACGGTTTCGCCGGCGGCCGCATCGAACAGATCTCCAAAGCCGCCAAGTCGCACGACCGCATGATCTATTACTACTTCGGCAACAAGGAAGAGTTGTTCATTGCCGTCATCGAGGATACCTACCGGCGCTTCAACGACGCAGAGTCGAAGGTCATCCTGAACATGGATGATCCGGTCGAGGATCTGAAGACGCTGGTGCGGTTCATGTGGGACTACTACCAGCAGAACCCCGAGTTCATCACGCTGCTCAACAGCGAAAACCTGCATCGGGGCAAGCACATTTCCAAGTCTCTGCGCGCGCGCGAGTATTCCTCGCCGGCGATCTCGCTGATGGGGCGCGTGCTGGCGAGAGGCGCCGAGATGGGCGTTTTCCGGCCTGACGTCCGGGCACGCGACATCTACCTGATGAGCGCGGCGCTGGCCTATTTCTATACATCCAACCGCTTTACGCTGTCGGCCTTTCTGGGCGAAGACCTGGGAGCACCGGACGCGCTGGCGCATTGGGAAGGATTCATTACATCGGCGGTGATACGGCAGGTATCGATGACGGAGAGTACGAAACAGAATACGAAACCGCCAGACAAGCCGAAGGCCGGCAGGCGAAAGGTGACCTGA
- a CDS encoding SRPBCC family protein has product MLKIIGISLVGIVGIVVIVLALAATRPDTFRVQRTTSIQATPEKIFPHINDLRRFSVWSPYDKKDPAMQRTYSGAASGKGAAYAWEGNGEVGKGRMEIAESAAPAKVTIKLDFIKPFEAHNMVDFTLIPQGDATEVTWSMQGPAPYLARIMHLFFDMDKMVGKDFEVGLADLKVLAEK; this is encoded by the coding sequence ATGTTGAAAATCATCGGTATCTCGCTTGTCGGCATTGTCGGCATTGTCGTCATCGTGCTCGCCCTGGCTGCAACCCGGCCGGACACCTTCCGCGTCCAGCGTACGACAAGCATCCAGGCAACGCCGGAAAAAATCTTCCCGCACATCAACGACTTGCGCCGCTTCAGCGTGTGGTCGCCGTATGACAAGAAAGACCCGGCGATGCAGCGCACCTACAGCGGCGCTGCCAGCGGCAAGGGCGCGGCGTATGCATGGGAAGGCAATGGCGAGGTGGGCAAGGGCCGGATGGAAATCGCGGAATCCGCTGCGCCCGCCAAGGTCACAATCAAACTGGACTTCATTAAGCCATTCGAGGCCCACAACATGGTGGACTTCACGCTGATACCGCAAGGCGACGCCACCGAAGTCACCTGGTCAATGCAAGGACCCGCACCTTACCTGGCCAGGATCATGCATCTGTTCTTCGACATGGACAAAATGGTAGGCAAGGACTTCGAAGTTGGTCTTGCCGATCTGAAGGTTCTTGCGGAGAAGTAA
- a CDS encoding DHA2 family efflux MFS transporter permease subunit translates to MTKHIDGQKRWLALTVLCFGVLMIVLDTTIVNVALPSIRSDLGFSETSLVWVVNAYMLTFGGFLLLGGRLGDLYGHRRLFLIGLTLFTLASLACGMANSQALLIGARAAQGLGGAVVSAVALSLIMDLFTEPAERAKAMGVYGFVCAGGGSIGVLLGGVLTSEFNWHWIFLVNLPIGVAVFALCLVLLPDGRGQAAGERLDVAGAATITASLMLAVYAIVNGNEAGWGSAQSIGLLAAAVALLALFLGIEARVRAPLVPLALFRLRSVTVANIVGVLWAAATFAWFFISALYLQLVLGYDAMQVGLSFLPANLIMAAFSLGLSAKIVMRFGIRLPLAAGLLVAATGLALFALAPVDGNFTMHVLPGMTLLGIGAGIAFNPVLLAAMSEIEPGQSGLASGVVNTSFMMGGALGLAVLASLAAARTEGLLAAGTAPAVALNGGYQIAFAVGAVFAAAAALLGILLPDSRQHAPAQAAVSAAS, encoded by the coding sequence TTGACAAAACACATCGATGGGCAAAAGCGCTGGCTGGCACTGACGGTCCTCTGCTTCGGCGTGCTGATGATCGTGCTCGACACCACGATCGTGAATGTCGCCCTGCCGTCGATCAGGAGCGATCTCGGCTTTTCCGAAACCTCGCTGGTCTGGGTGGTGAACGCATACATGCTCACCTTCGGCGGCTTCCTGCTGCTCGGCGGCCGGCTGGGCGACCTGTACGGCCACCGCCGCCTCTTCCTGATCGGGCTCACGCTCTTCACGCTGGCATCGCTGGCCTGCGGCATGGCGAATTCGCAGGCATTGCTGATCGGCGCACGCGCCGCGCAAGGGCTGGGCGGCGCGGTCGTTTCGGCAGTTGCGCTGTCACTCATCATGGATCTCTTCACCGAGCCCGCCGAACGGGCAAAGGCAATGGGCGTCTACGGTTTCGTGTGCGCCGGCGGCGGAAGCATCGGCGTGCTGCTCGGCGGCGTCCTGACCAGCGAGTTCAACTGGCACTGGATTTTCCTCGTCAATCTGCCGATCGGCGTCGCGGTGTTCGCGCTCTGTCTCGTGCTGCTGCCGGACGGCCGCGGACAGGCAGCCGGGGAACGTCTCGACGTCGCCGGCGCGGCAACGATTACCGCGTCGCTGATGCTCGCCGTCTACGCGATCGTCAACGGCAACGAAGCGGGCTGGGGATCCGCGCAGTCGATCGGGCTGCTTGCTGCAGCTGTTGCGCTTCTCGCACTCTTCCTCGGCATCGAAGCGCGGGTGCGTGCGCCGCTCGTGCCGCTGGCACTCTTTCGCCTGCGCAGCGTCACTGTCGCGAACATCGTCGGCGTGCTGTGGGCGGCCGCGACGTTCGCGTGGTTCTTCATTTCGGCGCTCTATCTCCAACTCGTTCTTGGCTATGACGCGATGCAGGTCGGTCTTTCCTTCCTGCCGGCCAATCTCATCATGGCCGCATTTTCGCTCGGCCTCTCCGCCAAAATCGTGATGCGCTTCGGCATCCGTCTGCCGCTCGCGGCAGGACTGCTGGTGGCGGCGACCGGCCTCGCGCTGTTTGCCCTCGCACCGGTGGATGGGAACTTCACCATGCACGTATTGCCCGGCATGACGCTCCTCGGCATCGGCGCCGGCATTGCCTTCAATCCGGTCCTGCTGGCTGCCATGAGCGAAATCGAACCGGGCCAATCCGGCTTGGCGTCCGGTGTCGTCAACACCTCGTTCATGATGGGTGGCGCGCTCGGACTGGCGGTTCTCGCCAGCCTCGCTGCCGCCCGCACCGAAGGCTTGCTTGCGGCTGGAACGGCTCCTGCCGTCGCACTCAACGGCGGCTACCAAATTGCTTTCGCCGTCGGCGCGGTCTTCGCGGCTGCGGCGGCCTTGCTGGGAATCTTGCTGCCTGATTCACGGCAGCACGCGCCCGCGCAGGCAGCCGTGTCGGCAGCGTCGTAG
- a CDS encoding YciI family protein — MRFMMLMIPKGYESVAPGTLPDAKAIEVMMRYNETLQKAGVLLTLDGLHPPSMGARVSFSGGKPTVTDGPFAEAKEVLGGYWMIQVRSKEEAIEWASRCPASDNEMIEIRQVQEFADFPPDVQKAAAGFVEMQTQNGQYQGA, encoded by the coding sequence ATGCGATTCATGATGCTGATGATTCCCAAGGGATACGAAAGCGTGGCACCGGGCACTCTGCCGGACGCCAAGGCGATTGAAGTGATGATGCGGTACAACGAAACCCTGCAAAAGGCCGGCGTGCTGCTCACGCTGGACGGCCTGCATCCGCCGTCGATGGGTGCGCGCGTCAGCTTCTCCGGCGGCAAGCCGACGGTGACCGACGGGCCGTTTGCCGAAGCGAAGGAAGTGCTCGGCGGCTACTGGATGATCCAGGTACGCTCGAAGGAGGAGGCGATCGAATGGGCTTCGCGCTGCCCGGCCTCGGATAACGAAATGATCGAGATCCGTCAGGTGCAGGAATTCGCCGACTTTCCGCCCGACGTGCAGAAGGCGGCGGCCGGTTTCGTCGAGATGCAGACGCAGAACGGCCAGTATCAAGGCGCGTGA
- a CDS encoding RNA polymerase sigma factor, which translates to MTDSGTHRAIDAVWRIESAAIIARVARMVRDVGLAEELAQDALVTALEQWPEKGVPDKPAAWLMTAAKNRALDHLRQRKLHQAKHEEFGHELEIEEALRQEHAVNAIDAALDDDIGDDLLRLVFTACHPVLSADARVALTLRLLGGLTTGEIARAFLVPEATIAQRIVRAKRTLSEARVPFEVPRKDALATRLSSVLDVLYLIFNEGYAATSGGDWMRPALCEEALRLGRIVAELVPDEPEVHGLVALMEIQASRAAARIGPGGEPVLLLEQNRSRWDQLLIRRGLAALERAAQHGGALGPYALQAAIAACHARARTAQETDWGRIAALYDALGQLAPSPVVALNRAVAIAMAYGLAAGLELVDALTAEPQLKAYHLLPSVRGDLLCKLGRHDEARTEFERAATLTHNVREQHLLLTRAHACAMDAKSLP; encoded by the coding sequence GTGACCGACTCCGGTACACATCGGGCGATCGACGCGGTGTGGCGGATCGAATCCGCCGCCATCATCGCCCGAGTTGCGCGCATGGTGCGCGACGTCGGCCTGGCCGAAGAGCTTGCGCAGGATGCGCTCGTCACTGCGCTGGAGCAGTGGCCCGAAAAAGGCGTGCCGGACAAGCCGGCCGCCTGGCTCATGACCGCCGCGAAGAACCGCGCGCTGGATCATCTGCGGCAACGCAAGCTGCACCAGGCAAAGCATGAAGAGTTCGGCCACGAACTTGAAATCGAGGAGGCGCTGCGGCAGGAACACGCCGTCAATGCAATCGATGCCGCGCTCGACGACGATATCGGCGACGATCTGCTGCGCCTCGTCTTCACCGCATGCCATCCGGTGCTGTCTGCCGACGCGCGCGTGGCGCTCACGCTGCGCCTGCTGGGCGGCCTGACCACCGGGGAAATCGCGCGCGCCTTCCTCGTGCCGGAAGCGACCATCGCGCAGCGCATCGTGCGCGCCAAGCGCACGCTGTCCGAGGCCCGCGTGCCGTTCGAAGTGCCGCGCAAGGATGCGCTTGCGACGCGGCTGTCGTCGGTGCTCGACGTGCTCTATCTCATTTTCAACGAAGGCTATGCCGCCACCAGCGGCGGCGACTGGATGCGTCCGGCGCTGTGCGAGGAAGCCTTGCGCCTGGGTCGCATCGTGGCCGAGCTGGTACCGGACGAACCGGAAGTGCACGGACTGGTCGCGCTGATGGAAATCCAGGCATCGCGGGCGGCTGCGCGCATCGGCCCCGGCGGCGAGCCGGTCCTGCTGCTGGAACAGAACCGGTCACGCTGGGACCAGTTGCTGATCCGCCGCGGACTGGCCGCACTCGAACGCGCTGCGCAGCATGGCGGTGCGCTCGGACCGTATGCATTGCAGGCTGCGATTGCCGCATGCCATGCCCGCGCGCGCACTGCGCAGGAAACGGACTGGGGTCGCATCGCGGCGCTGTACGACGCGCTCGGACAGCTGGCGCCCTCGCCCGTCGTCGCGCTCAATCGCGCGGTCGCGATCGCGATGGCCTATGGACTGGCGGCGGGACTGGAACTGGTGGATGCACTGACGGCGGAGCCGCAGCTCAAGGCCTATCACCTGTTGCCGAGCGTACGCGGCGACCTGCTGTGCAAGCTCGGCCGCCACGACGAGGCACGAACCGAATTCGAACGTGCCGCCACGCTGACGCACAACGTGCGCGAACAGCACTTGCTGCTGACACGCGCGCATGCATGTGCAATGGATGCGAAATCGCTGCCGTAA
- a CDS encoding ferredoxin--NADP reductase, producing the protein MSNLHEERVLSVHHWTDRLFTFTTTRDPALRFSNGHFTMIGLRVENKPLLRAYSIVSANYEDHLEFLSIKVPDGPLTSRLQNIQVGDTIIVGRKPTGTLVTDYLLPGKHLYLLSTGTGLAPFMSIIRDPETYEKFDQIVLVHGVRQVDELAYHDLLVEHLPNHEFLGDMVTSKLRYYPTVTREQYKNMGRVTDLITSGKIFSDLGLPPLDPKADRIMICGSPGMLRDLKKMLEEDGFKEGNTSTPGDFVIERAFAEQ; encoded by the coding sequence ATGAGCAACCTGCACGAAGAACGAGTACTGAGCGTCCACCACTGGACCGACCGCCTGTTTACCTTCACGACTACCCGCGATCCCGCGCTACGCTTCAGCAATGGTCATTTCACCATGATCGGCTTGCGGGTGGAGAACAAGCCCCTGTTGAGGGCATACAGCATCGTCAGCGCCAACTACGAGGATCACCTCGAGTTCCTGAGCATCAAGGTGCCCGACGGCCCGCTGACTTCCAGACTGCAGAACATCCAGGTCGGCGACACGATCATTGTCGGCCGCAAGCCCACCGGCACGCTCGTCACCGACTATCTGTTGCCAGGAAAGCATTTGTATCTGCTATCCACGGGCACCGGACTCGCGCCGTTCATGAGCATCATCCGCGATCCCGAGACCTACGAAAAATTCGACCAGATCGTCCTCGTTCATGGCGTGCGCCAGGTTGACGAACTTGCATATCATGATCTGCTGGTGGAACACCTGCCGAACCACGAATTCCTCGGCGACATGGTGACCAGCAAGCTGCGCTACTACCCCACCGTCACCCGCGAGCAGTACAAGAACATGGGCCGCGTGACCGACCTGATCACCAGCGGCAAAATCTTCTCCGATCTCGGCCTCCCCCCGCTCGACCCCAAAGCAGACCGGATCATGATCTGCGGCAGCCCCGGCATGCTGCGCGACCTGAAGAAGATGCTTGAGGAAGACGGCTTCAAGGAAGGGAATACGTCGACACCAGGCGATTTCGTCATCGAACGCGCGTTTGCAGAGCAATAG